A window of Thermosynechococcus sp. NK55a contains these coding sequences:
- a CDS encoding DUF3007 family protein: MRRIDVLGIGVGLFFGGGLVYLLLRMAGVEPLQAGVWSQAIFVLGILGWLSTYLLRVVTGRMTYHQQLKDYEEALLSDRLARLSPEERAALEAEILAETNPTADPELGDN; the protein is encoded by the coding sequence ATGCGCCGCATTGATGTTCTAGGAATTGGTGTTGGTCTTTTCTTTGGCGGTGGTTTGGTCTATCTCCTGTTGCGGATGGCCGGGGTTGAGCCACTTCAGGCGGGTGTTTGGAGTCAGGCTATTTTTGTCTTGGGAATTCTTGGCTGGCTCTCCACTTACCTACTGCGGGTTGTTACGGGGCGGATGACCTACCACCAACAACTCAAAGACTATGAAGAGGCACTTCTTAGCGATCGCCTAGCACGGCTGTCGCCAGAGGAGCGAGCGGCCCTCGAAGCTGAGATTCTCGCAGAAACCAACCCTACAGCTGATCCTGAATTGGGAGATAATTAG
- the malQ gene encoding 4-alpha-glucanotransferase, producing the protein MHFPRSCGLLLHPTSLPGGHGIGELGAAAREFLEFLVASDQQYWQVLPLGPTGFGNSPYMCYSAMAGNPLLISLEEVAKAGWLTEADLAQINLENRDRVDFDAVINQKLPLLRLAAQRFQSQATPGDWQAFRDFQALAHYWLPTYALFMAIKEHHEGQPWYEWPAPLRDREPTALAAIQVVLKDRIFEYEFQQFLFYQQWHALKEAANQRGIQIIGDIPIYVAHDSADVWAFPQFFELNPETGAAALMAGVPPDYFSATGQLWGNPIYNWKALAADGYSWWIERFRALLSYVDIIRVDHFRGFQAYWQVPEGEKTAVNGEWQPGPGAAFFEALQAALGRLPILAEDLGDITPDVIALRDQFQFPGMKILQFAFGGGSDNPFLPFNQERNCVVYTGTHDNDTTVGWYRNLSDWERQRFIDYLGYTPSEPHWALIRMALGTVANQAIIPVQDLLGLDSHARMNFPGTGEGNWAWRLTAGQLTPELAAHLKHLVHLFGRQAPPRPQPSEAEAGSLGIETQP; encoded by the coding sequence ATGCACTTTCCCCGCTCCTGTGGTTTACTGCTCCATCCCACCTCCCTTCCCGGTGGTCACGGCATTGGTGAGTTGGGTGCCGCTGCCCGTGAGTTCTTGGAATTTTTAGTGGCCAGTGATCAGCAGTACTGGCAAGTGCTGCCCCTAGGCCCCACCGGCTTTGGGAATTCTCCCTATATGTGCTATTCCGCTATGGCGGGTAACCCGCTGCTGATTAGCTTGGAGGAGGTCGCAAAAGCCGGTTGGTTAACGGAGGCTGATCTAGCGCAGATTAACCTTGAGAATCGCGATCGCGTGGATTTCGACGCTGTGATCAACCAGAAACTGCCGCTCCTACGCCTTGCGGCGCAACGTTTTCAGAGTCAAGCTACCCCAGGAGACTGGCAGGCCTTCCGCGACTTCCAAGCCCTTGCTCACTACTGGCTGCCCACCTATGCCCTCTTTATGGCAATTAAGGAGCACCATGAGGGACAGCCGTGGTATGAATGGCCCGCTCCTTTGCGCGATCGCGAACCAACCGCCCTTGCCGCTATCCAAGTTGTTCTCAAAGACCGCATTTTTGAGTACGAGTTTCAGCAATTTCTCTTTTACCAACAGTGGCACGCCCTCAAGGAAGCCGCCAATCAACGGGGGATTCAAATTATCGGTGATATTCCCATTTACGTTGCCCACGACAGTGCCGATGTCTGGGCCTTTCCTCAATTTTTTGAACTCAATCCAGAAACAGGTGCGGCTGCCCTCATGGCCGGTGTGCCCCCCGACTACTTTAGCGCCACAGGACAACTGTGGGGCAATCCCATTTACAACTGGAAAGCCCTTGCTGCCGATGGCTACTCTTGGTGGATTGAGCGCTTCCGTGCTCTCCTTTCCTATGTGGACATTATCCGTGTCGATCACTTTCGCGGCTTTCAGGCCTACTGGCAAGTACCGGAAGGGGAGAAAACAGCTGTCAACGGCGAGTGGCAACCAGGTCCTGGTGCTGCCTTCTTTGAAGCTTTGCAAGCGGCCTTGGGACGACTGCCTATTCTAGCGGAGGATTTAGGGGATATTACCCCCGATGTCATTGCCCTGCGGGATCAGTTTCAGTTTCCGGGGATGAAAATTCTCCAGTTTGCCTTTGGCGGTGGTTCAGATAATCCGTTTTTGCCCTTTAATCAAGAGCGCAACTGCGTGGTGTATACCGGCACTCACGACAATGACACAACTGTGGGCTGGTATCGCAACCTGAGTGACTGGGAACGGCAGCGTTTTATTGACTATTTGGGCTATACCCCCAGCGAACCCCACTGGGCATTGATTCGCATGGCCTTGGGAACCGTGGCTAACCAAGCCATTATTCCCGTTCAAGATTTGCTCGGCCTCGATAGCCATGCCCGCATGAATTTTCCTGGGACTGGCGAAGGCAACTGGGCATGGCGACTGACTGCTGGTCAACTCACCCCTGAACTTGCCGCTCATTTGAAGCACCTGGTACATCTCTTTGGCCGCCAAGCGCCCCCCAGGCCTCAACCTAGTGAAGCCGAGGCAGGATCCCTCGGAATTGAGACGCAGCCCTAA
- a CDS encoding pentapeptide repeat-containing protein — protein MNPQELLKRYASGERDFNRASLTNGEFINADLRGIILSRADMEWVNLSGANLSGAVLCGAEIVNAMLIKAELVDANLAGANLSRSDLSWANLTRANLSRAELSETTLRGTVLQGANLSRVDLANADLRGLTLDGVNLSGANLQGANLHGTELKQANLTRVDLIQADVSNANLSGTNLSGANLRGANLTAANLTGANLSRVDLTEVKLSEANLTKAKLVGAELAKADLSSLELSEVNLGGANLSGANLSHTNLSRANLSGANLQGANLSHAKLVGTNLRGANLQGANLQGALLDNADLSQTDLRSANLSGLVFNGVKLRGANLSGANLREVDLTEANFSRADLVEANLSRARLVGANLSRATLSEANLSRATLSGATLSRATFSGSLLGTVDLSGVNLSGADLGDANLSGSNLSRADLTRANLTAADMSGANLSEVDLRGTIMPDGRRRA, from the coding sequence ATGAATCCCCAAGAGTTGTTAAAACGCTACGCCAGCGGTGAACGGGACTTTAATCGCGCCAGTTTGACAAATGGCGAGTTTATTAACGCTGATCTACGGGGGATTATTCTCTCCCGTGCCGACATGGAGTGGGTCAACCTGAGCGGGGCAAATCTCAGTGGCGCCGTGCTATGTGGTGCAGAAATTGTCAATGCGATGCTCATCAAAGCAGAATTGGTGGATGCCAACCTCGCTGGCGCAAACTTGAGTCGTAGTGATCTCAGTTGGGCAAACCTGACACGAGCTAATCTCAGCCGCGCTGAACTGAGTGAAACCACACTGCGGGGAACAGTGCTTCAGGGTGCAAACCTCTCCCGTGTGGATTTGGCCAATGCAGATCTGCGGGGATTGACCCTCGACGGCGTGAACCTTTCGGGAGCAAATTTACAGGGCGCCAATTTGCATGGAACAGAGCTAAAGCAGGCAAACCTGACCCGTGTGGATTTAATTCAGGCGGATGTCAGCAATGCCAATCTCAGTGGCACAAACCTCAGCGGTGCCAACCTGAGGGGTGCTAATTTAACGGCGGCAAATCTTACAGGTGCCAATCTGAGTCGCGTTGATCTCACGGAAGTCAAGCTCAGTGAAGCCAACCTTACCAAGGCCAAACTTGTCGGCGCCGAACTGGCAAAGGCGGATCTATCGTCCCTAGAGCTATCAGAGGTCAACCTTGGTGGTGCCAATCTCAGTGGCGCGAACCTGAGTCATACCAACCTGAGCCGTGCGAATCTCAGTGGCGCAAATTTGCAGGGCGCCAACCTCAGCCATGCTAAACTGGTGGGCACCAATCTGCGGGGAGCGAATCTCCAAGGGGCAAATCTGCAGGGTGCATTGCTGGATAATGCGGATTTGAGTCAAACGGATCTACGCAGTGCCAATCTCAGTGGCCTAGTCTTTAATGGGGTGAAGCTGCGGGGGGCTAATCTGAGCGGTGCCAATCTCCGCGAGGTGGACTTAACGGAAGCTAACTTTAGCCGTGCCGACTTAGTAGAAGCCAATCTCAGCCGCGCCCGCTTGGTGGGAGCCAACCTGAGTCGTGCTACCCTCTCCGAAGCAAACCTGAGCCGCGCCACCCTGAGTGGAGCCACCCTAAGCCGGGCAACCTTTAGCGGCAGCTTGCTGGGAACCGTAGACCTCAGCGGTGTTAACTTGAGTGGCGCAGACTTAGGAGATGCCAACCTCTCAGGCTCGAACCTGTCGCGGGCCGATTTGACGCGGGCCAACCTGACTGCTGCAGATATGAGTGGTGCCAATCTCAGTGAAGTGGATTTGCGGGGCACGATTATGCCCGATGGCCGACGGCGAGCTTAG
- a CDS encoding DegT/DnrJ/EryC1/StrS aminotransferase family protein: protein MDTIPILDLKAQYQSLQPEIDRAVARVLASGQFILGPEVQAFEEEVAAYLGVRQAVAVNSGTDALVISLRSLGVGAGDEVITTPFSFFATAEAISLVGARPVFVDVELDSFNLDPSKVAAAITPRTKVILPVHLFGRPAAMGAIMELAQAHGLAILEDCAQSFGARYCPPCENCQCEAATQEALAHRFTGAIGTMGAFSFFPTKNLGAYGDGGLITTNDEDLAERSRMLRVHGARQRYHHEIIGYNSRLDSLQAAILRVKLPHIDRWNQQRRRVAQTYNQALAGLEAVVTPAVSAGHVFHQYTIRVLNGQRDALVAYLKEAGISSMIYYPIPQDHFPMYKGQSPPNPVSDRLASEVLSLPIWPELSDATIEYIAATIRQFFHPS from the coding sequence ATGGATACCATTCCTATTCTTGATCTCAAAGCCCAATATCAGTCCCTCCAACCAGAGATCGATCGCGCAGTTGCCCGGGTACTCGCATCAGGTCAGTTCATTCTAGGGCCAGAGGTACAGGCCTTTGAGGAAGAGGTGGCCGCCTATTTAGGGGTGCGCCAGGCGGTAGCCGTTAATTCAGGAACAGATGCATTGGTGATTTCCCTGCGCAGTTTGGGGGTGGGTGCTGGGGATGAGGTGATTACAACCCCTTTTTCGTTTTTTGCCACGGCAGAGGCGATTAGTTTGGTGGGTGCCCGCCCAGTTTTTGTGGATGTGGAATTGGACTCCTTTAACCTTGATCCCAGTAAAGTTGCTGCAGCGATTACCCCTCGCACCAAGGTGATTTTGCCTGTGCATTTATTTGGCCGACCGGCAGCGATGGGGGCAATTATGGAACTTGCTCAGGCTCATGGGTTAGCGATCCTTGAGGATTGTGCCCAGTCTTTTGGGGCCCGCTATTGCCCGCCCTGTGAAAATTGCCAATGTGAAGCGGCAACTCAAGAAGCCTTGGCCCATCGGTTCACGGGCGCGATCGGTACGATGGGTGCCTTTTCCTTTTTCCCCACCAAGAATTTGGGTGCCTATGGTGATGGCGGTCTGATTACTACCAATGATGAGGATTTAGCAGAGCGATCGCGCATGCTGCGGGTTCACGGCGCCCGTCAACGCTACCACCACGAAATAATTGGCTACAATTCCCGCTTGGATAGCCTCCAGGCAGCAATTCTACGGGTGAAGCTGCCCCATATCGATCGCTGGAATCAACAGCGACGGCGAGTCGCCCAAACCTATAACCAAGCCTTGGCTGGTCTTGAGGCAGTAGTGACCCCAGCCGTGTCTGCGGGGCATGTGTTTCATCAATATACGATTCGGGTGCTGAATGGCCAGCGGGATGCGCTTGTGGCTTACCTAAAGGAGGCTGGCATTAGTTCAATGATTTACTACCCCATTCCCCAAGATCACTTTCCGATGTACAAGGGGCAATCTCCTCCCAATCCTGTGAGCGATCGCCTTGCTAGCGAGGTTCTTAGCTTGCCCATTTGGCCTGAATTAAGCGATGCCACCATTGAGTATATTGCGGCAACCATTCGGCAGTTTTTTCACCCGTCCTGA